In Clostridium sp., one DNA window encodes the following:
- a CDS encoding glycerophosphodiester phosphodiesterase, with protein sequence MNRTLNIAHRGFSGVYPENTMLAFRKAVEAGADGIETDLHVTKDGVIVVCHDETLDRTTSGTGFIKDRTYEYIRKLDAGSGEKIPSLDEILSYMKDKKLLLNLELKNDIVHYDNLEKNVIDKIYKYSMESNVILSSFNHNSMKRVKEYDGSIKTGLLYGSPIYKPEEYAEKMGADALHPLFSLVMNEKIVNDIKKNGILINTYTVNKVDDMRKLMNLKVDGIITNYPNILEKLL encoded by the coding sequence ATGAATAGAACTTTGAATATTGCACATAGGGGATTCAGTGGAGTATATCCTGAAAATACCATGCTGGCCTTTAGAAAAGCGGTGGAAGCTGGTGCAGATGGCATAGAAACAGATCTTCATGTAACAAAAGATGGTGTTATAGTTGTTTGTCATGATGAAACTCTGGATAGAACTACTAGTGGAACCGGATTTATAAAAGACCGTACTTATGAATATATAAGAAAGCTTGATGCAGGAAGTGGCGAGAAAATCCCGAGTTTGGATGAGATATTGAGTTATATGAAAGATAAGAAGTTGCTTTTAAATCTGGAGCTTAAAAATGATATTGTTCATTATGACAATCTTGAGAAAAATGTAATAGACAAAATATATAAGTATAGTATGGAAAGTAATGTGATATTATCTTCTTTCAACCACAACTCCATGAAAAGGGTAAAAGAGTATGATGGCAGTATAAAAACAGGATTATTGTATGGTTCGCCAATTTATAAGCCGGAAGAATATGCAGAGAAAATGGGGGCAGATGCACTTCATCCCCTGTTTTCCCTTGTAATGAATGAGAAGATAGTCAATGATATCAAAAAAAATGGCATACTCATAAATACCTATACGGTAAACAAGGTAGATGACATGAGAAAACTTATGAATCTGAAAGTGGATGGTATTATAACAAACTATCCTAATATACTTGAAAAATTGCTTTAG
- a CDS encoding DUF47 domain-containing protein: MFSFTPKEDKFYNLFIEDANIAYKAANLLVDFLYNLGDAEQNIENLKNIEHEGDKKQHEILKELNRTFITPFDREDIYSIAKGMDDIIDLIESTASRFVMLNVDVCTDEAKKLAGMILNCCSEIITIMEELKGMKATKKLSQKIIKVNGIEEKGDVISREAIKKIFRSNMKVIDIIKWREIYQYLEDTLDSCEDIANIVEGVVMKNA, from the coding sequence TTGTTTAGTTTTACTCCTAAGGAAGATAAATTTTATAATCTTTTCATAGAAGATGCCAATATAGCTTATAAGGCTGCTAATTTATTGGTGGATTTTTTGTATAATCTTGGTGATGCTGAACAAAACATAGAGAATTTGAAAAATATAGAGCATGAGGGCGACAAAAAGCAGCATGAAATCTTAAAAGAGTTAAACAGGACGTTTATTACCCCTTTTGACAGGGAGGATATCTACAGTATAGCCAAGGGAATGGATGATATTATCGATCTTATAGAATCTACCGCCAGCAGATTTGTCATGTTAAATGTAGATGTCTGTACCGATGAGGCAAAAAAGCTTGCAGGAATGATTTTGAACTGCTGCAGTGAAATTATAACTATAATGGAAGAACTGAAAGGCATGAAGGCAACAAAAAAGCTTTCGCAAAAGATAATAAAGGTCAACGGCATAGAGGAAAAAGGAGATGTGATTTCAAGAGAGGCCATTAAGAAAATATTCAGAAGTAATATGAAGGTTATAGACATCATAAAATGGAGGGAGATATATCAATATCTTGAAGATACACTTGATTCTTGTGAGGATATAGCCAACATTGTTGAAGGGGTAGTAATGAAAAATGCTTAG
- a CDS encoding carbohydrate ABC transporter permease, translating to MKRNINKPILYIVNIIFGLMAIAPILYALTISLMPPDQIFSYPPKLIPKRLYFQNYMDALNAAPIIKFIINSFIVSLGVTAGQIITSCLAAFAFSFFNFRGKKILFIAVLATMMIPAESIMISNYLTVGSFGWLDSYKALVVPYLSAAMGIFMMRQYYLTLPKELQEAAKIDGCSNFKFFTRIVFPMSRPVVGSLGVYTFLITWNQYLWPLLVTSKDNSRTVQIGISMLQFSENKSFGLIMAGIVMVLLPSIIIFIFGQKQLIEGMTSGSVKG from the coding sequence ATGAAAAGAAACATAAACAAACCGATTCTTTATATTGTGAATATAATATTTGGACTGATGGCAATAGCACCTATTTTATATGCGTTAACGATTAGTCTTATGCCGCCTGATCAGATATTTTCATATCCACCGAAATTAATACCTAAAAGACTTTATTTCCAAAATTACATGGATGCACTGAATGCAGCTCCAATAATAAAATTTATAATCAATAGCTTTATTGTGTCTTTGGGAGTTACTGCAGGACAGATTATAACATCATGTTTAGCAGCTTTTGCATTTTCATTTTTCAATTTTAGGGGAAAGAAAATATTGTTTATAGCTGTACTTGCAACCATGATGATACCGGCGGAATCAATTATGATATCCAATTATCTTACTGTTGGTTCCTTTGGATGGCTGGACAGTTACAAGGCTCTTGTTGTTCCGTATTTAAGTGCTGCAATGGGAATATTTATGATGAGACAGTATTATCTGACACTCCCAAAAGAACTTCAGGAAGCTGCAAAAATAGATGGCTGTAGCAATTTCAAGTTTTTTACCAGAATAGTATTCCCGATGTCAAGGCCAGTGGTAGGTTCTCTTGGAGTCTATACATTCCTGATTACATGGAATCAATATTTATGGCCGCTGCTTGTGACAAGTAAAGATAACTCAAGAACTGTTCAGATAGGGATAAGTATGTTGCAATTTTCTGAAAATAAGTCATTCGGATTGATAATGGCAGGTATTGTCATGGTATTGTTGCCTTCAATTATAATCTTTATATTTGGTCAGAAACAGCTGATAGAAGGAATGACATCCGGATCAGTAAAAGGTTAA
- a CDS encoding ABC transporter ATP-binding protein codes for MAGLSLKHVCKVYPGGVDIIKDFNLDIEDKEFIVFVGPSGCGKSTVLRMIAGLEEITEGELYIEDELVNEVTPKDRNVAMVFQNYALYPHMTVYNNMAFGLKMRKVPKHKIDEKVKEAAEILDISGLLSRRPKELSGGQRQRVAMGRAIVRNPKVFLMDEPLSNLDAKLRVQMRAEISKLYKKLKTTFIYVTHDQMEAMTLGTRIVVIKDGIIQQVDAPQEIYNHPVNVFVASFIGSPQMNFIDAGLRYIDGKLAALFGDGGKIDVQDDTAKFLEKKDLVNKDVIIGIRPENIKIQQDGCEDEHLMEFNVDLTELMGAESYVYLSRGNVSIISRVEGIVNARSGDKIRIYFDSDKIHIFDKKTQLAVL; via the coding sequence ATGGCAGGTTTGTCTTTAAAACATGTGTGTAAGGTATATCCAGGCGGTGTTGATATAATTAAAGATTTTAATCTGGATATAGAAGATAAAGAATTTATAGTATTTGTTGGACCTTCAGGATGTGGTAAGTCCACAGTGCTAAGAATGATTGCAGGACTTGAAGAGATAACGGAGGGGGAATTGTATATAGAAGATGAACTTGTGAATGAAGTGACACCCAAGGATAGAAATGTTGCCATGGTATTTCAGAATTATGCATTATATCCACATATGACCGTGTATAACAATATGGCTTTTGGACTTAAAATGAGGAAGGTACCAAAACATAAAATAGACGAAAAAGTTAAAGAAGCAGCTGAAATACTTGATATATCTGGTTTGTTGAGCAGAAGACCCAAAGAACTTTCAGGCGGTCAAAGACAGAGAGTTGCCATGGGAAGGGCTATAGTCAGAAATCCAAAAGTATTTTTAATGGATGAACCTCTGTCAAACTTGGATGCTAAATTAAGAGTTCAGATGAGAGCGGAGATATCCAAGCTTTATAAGAAACTGAAGACGACTTTTATATATGTTACCCATGACCAGATGGAGGCAATGACACTTGGCACCAGAATTGTGGTTATAAAAGATGGTATTATTCAGCAGGTTGATGCTCCACAGGAAATATACAATCATCCTGTAAATGTATTTGTAGCAAGTTTTATTGGAAGTCCACAGATGAACTTTATTGATGCTGGTCTGAGGTATATAGATGGAAAACTTGCAGCTTTGTTTGGAGATGGCGGAAAGATAGATGTGCAGGATGACACGGCAAAATTTCTAGAAAAGAAAGATCTTGTTAATAAAGACGTGATAATTGGAATAAGGCCTGAAAACATAAAAATTCAGCAGGATGGTTGTGAAGATGAACATTTAATGGAGTTTAATGTGGATCTGACAGAACTGATGGGGGCGGAAAGCTATGTATACTTATCTAGAGGCAATGTCAGTATTATAAGTAGGGTAGAAGGAATAGTAAATGCCAGATCAGGGGATAAAATAAGAATATATTTTGATTCAGACAAGATTCATATATTCGACAAAAAAACACAATTAGCAGTTTTGTAA
- a CDS encoding ABC transporter substrate-binding protein, whose protein sequence is MKKKFVSLLIAALMTGSMVTGCGSSGGQTSNSNKSVEITFWHSMSGKNGQALQKMVNDFNGSHKNIKVNAQYQGKYDDAINKLKSAQRTKNGPDVMQTYDIGTRFMIDSGWVKPMQDFIDDEKYDVSSLEPNIAGYYTVNNKLYSMPFNSSTPILYYNKDAFKAAGLDPNKPPKTFSELESAAAKLTKKDGSGKVTQYGYAMAIYGWFFEQFIVKQGQNYADNGNGREAAPTSVEFDKNGAGLKVLNEWQKLVKSGNAGNFGRNEDDTENAFIAGKTAMYIESTADLSAVLSGVGGRFQVGTAFLPSFDGVKDGGVSIGGASLWALDTKDTEKEKATWEFIKYMVSPDEQAYWATQTGYFPVTQKAYDSQLMKDNLKNKPQFQTAIEQLHASPKTARGALMSVFPEARQTVESNIEQMLQNKQSPEQTVKNSADSINSAIQKYNQENKK, encoded by the coding sequence ATGAAAAAGAAATTTGTAAGTTTGCTGATAGCTGCATTGATGACAGGAAGTATGGTGACGGGCTGCGGCAGTAGTGGGGGGCAGACGTCAAATAGTAATAAATCTGTTGAAATAACTTTCTGGCATTCCATGTCAGGGAAAAACGGACAAGCACTTCAGAAAATGGTAAATGACTTCAATGGTTCCCACAAGAACATCAAGGTTAATGCTCAATATCAGGGGAAATACGATGATGCCATAAATAAATTGAAAAGTGCGCAAAGGACAAAAAATGGACCTGATGTAATGCAGACCTATGATATAGGTACAAGATTCATGATAGACAGCGGGTGGGTCAAGCCGATGCAGGATTTTATAGATGATGAAAAGTATGATGTATCAAGTCTGGAACCCAATATAGCAGGTTATTATACAGTTAATAACAAATTATATTCCATGCCGTTCAATTCATCTACACCTATACTTTATTATAATAAAGATGCCTTTAAAGCAGCAGGTTTGGATCCAAACAAGCCGCCGAAGACATTTTCGGAACTTGAAAGTGCAGCTGCGAAACTGACTAAAAAGGATGGATCGGGAAAAGTTACTCAGTATGGATATGCAATGGCCATATATGGTTGGTTTTTTGAACAATTTATAGTTAAACAGGGACAAAACTATGCGGATAATGGAAATGGAAGAGAAGCAGCTCCAACATCAGTGGAATTTGATAAAAATGGAGCAGGATTAAAGGTATTGAATGAATGGCAGAAACTAGTGAAGTCCGGCAATGCAGGCAATTTTGGAAGAAATGAAGATGATACGGAAAATGCTTTTATAGCAGGTAAGACTGCCATGTATATCGAGTCTACGGCAGATTTGTCAGCTGTATTAAGTGGTGTTGGCGGCAGATTTCAGGTTGGAACTGCATTTTTACCATCCTTTGATGGAGTAAAAGACGGTGGCGTTTCTATAGGAGGAGCCTCTTTATGGGCACTTGATACAAAGGATACTGAAAAGGAAAAAGCAACGTGGGAATTTATAAAGTATATGGTATCACCTGATGAACAGGCTTACTGGGCTACACAGACAGGATATTTTCCTGTAACCCAAAAAGCCTATGATTCACAACTCATGAAAGACAATTTAAAGAACAAGCCGCAATTTCAAACTGCCATAGAACAGCTTCATGCATCACCTAAAACAGCTAGAGGAGCACTTATGTCGGTATTTCCTGAAGCTAGGCAGACAGTTGAATCCAATATAGAACAAATGCTCCAGAACAAGCAGTCTCCAGAACAAACTGTAAAAAATTCTGCAGATAGCATAAATTCAGCCATTCAAAAATATAATCAAGAGAATAAAAAATAA